One Oceanispirochaeta sp. genomic window, CTTTGCGACGGTAGGACAGGCGGAAGCGGACAGCATAATGGAGCTTCTACTTGAATTTAAGATCAATCACATCGACACCGCCGCCAGCTATGGAGAGGCCGAAAAGCGTCTTGGCCCCTGGATCGCCCCTCATAGGGATAAATTTTTCCTGGCAACTAAAACGGAAGAAAGAAGCTATGAAGGAGCCATGAAGTCTATTGAAAATTCAAGAAGGCTCCTTGATACAGACGTCATCGATCTCCTTCAGATGCATGTGCTTGTGGATGAAAAGGGATGGCAGACAGCCATGAGTCCGGGTGGAGCCCTGGAAGCCTTTATTGAAGCCAAAGAGAAAGGATGGGTCAGATTCCTGGGCGTGACAGGCCATGGAGTTCAGGCGGCAGATTTTCATATGCGCAGCCTGGAACAGTATCCTTTTGACTCTGTTCTTCTTCCCTGGAA contains:
- a CDS encoding aldo/keto reductase; the protein is MIDRAHFGNTGHNSSRTLFGAASFATVGQAEADSIMELLLEFKINHIDTAASYGEAEKRLGPWIAPHRDKFFLATKTEERSYEGAMKSIENSRRLLDTDVIDLLQMHVLVDEKGWQTAMSPGGALEAFIEAKEKGWVRFLGVTGHGVQAADFHMRSLEQYPFDSVLLPWNYPMSLNEQYKASFEKLAEICREKKIALQTIKSSCRRPWPEGIKTRDTWYQPIEEQEDINKAVAYILSNPQFFLNTVGDIHVLPRVLKAADDFCSGKLKTPNLPEMQEMSKRLDMTPLFH